From Klebsiella electrica, the proteins below share one genomic window:
- a CDS encoding MFS transporter, with translation MSTFKKISVNGWQPQQLTIRDVKFATWIAFFAWVFAVYDFILFGTLLPEIGSHFNWSEVEQSEIATWVAVGGAVIALAIGPLVDRLGRRMGIVITVGGAAICSLLTAVGGAWGKGALTAIRSVAGLGYAEQTVNATYLSELYNAIDDPKLNKRKGFVYSLVQGGWPVGALVASALTAILMPVIGWRGSFIFAALPSLVIAVLALKLKETPQFQVQKKIRQLREQGNEKDARQVAEDYQVSYEEHHRAGLSAAFRGSSLRSTLVLGAAVLINWFAIQIFSVLGTTVITKTHDISFNNSLLILILSNLVGYCGYLAHGWLGDRIGRRNTIAAGWMLGGISFAGMLYCPDNFATIVALYSIGLFFLIGPYAAALFFISESFPTAIRATAGALVAAMGPVGAIIAGIGTTSVLSSGGHWQEAALWFGAIPCFVSGIIILLARTTTHNGVDVKTVVTSTQSRV, from the coding sequence ATGAGCACGTTTAAAAAGATCTCCGTAAATGGCTGGCAGCCGCAGCAGTTGACTATCAGGGATGTGAAATTTGCCACCTGGATCGCTTTTTTTGCCTGGGTTTTTGCAGTCTATGATTTCATCCTTTTTGGCACACTGCTGCCGGAAATTGGTAGCCATTTTAACTGGAGCGAGGTTGAGCAGTCGGAGATTGCTACCTGGGTTGCCGTTGGCGGTGCGGTTATTGCACTGGCGATAGGGCCTCTGGTCGATCGCCTTGGCCGTCGTATGGGGATCGTCATCACCGTTGGCGGCGCTGCCATCTGCTCGTTGCTGACGGCGGTGGGCGGTGCCTGGGGGAAAGGTGCTCTGACGGCGATTCGCTCTGTCGCGGGTCTCGGTTACGCCGAGCAAACCGTCAATGCCACCTATCTGTCTGAGCTGTATAACGCGATTGATGATCCGAAACTCAACAAGCGCAAAGGATTTGTTTATAGCCTTGTTCAGGGCGGCTGGCCGGTGGGGGCCCTCGTTGCCTCAGCACTGACCGCGATTCTGATGCCTGTTATCGGCTGGCGGGGCAGTTTTATTTTCGCTGCGCTGCCTTCGTTGGTTATCGCTGTGCTTGCTCTGAAGCTGAAAGAAACGCCGCAGTTTCAGGTGCAAAAGAAGATTAGGCAACTGCGTGAGCAAGGCAATGAGAAAGATGCGCGTCAGGTGGCAGAAGATTATCAGGTCTCTTATGAAGAGCATCATCGGGCGGGTCTGAGCGCAGCCTTTCGCGGCTCGTCGCTGCGTTCAACCCTGGTACTCGGCGCTGCGGTGCTGATTAACTGGTTTGCCATCCAGATTTTCAGCGTCCTTGGCACGACCGTCATCACCAAAACCCACGATATCTCTTTTAATAACTCTCTGCTGATTCTGATCCTCTCGAATCTGGTGGGCTACTGCGGCTACCTGGCACACGGCTGGCTCGGCGATCGGATCGGACGCCGCAATACCATTGCTGCGGGCTGGATGCTCGGCGGCATATCTTTTGCTGGCATGCTCTACTGCCCGGATAATTTTGCCACCATCGTAGCGCTCTACAGTATCGGGCTGTTTTTCCTGATTGGCCCATACGCGGCGGCCCTGTTCTTTATCAGTGAGAGCTTCCCGACCGCAATTCGCGCCACTGCCGGTGCGTTGGTTGCCGCGATGGGGCCGGTCGGCGCGATTATCGCGGGTATTGGTACGACCAGCGTACTCAGCAGCGGCGGTCACTGGCAGGAGGCAGCGCTATGGTTTGGCGCCATTCCGTGCTTCGTTTCCGGCATCATCATTCTGCTTGCCCGCACGACGACGCATAACGGCGTTGATGTGAAAACGGTGGTGACCTCAACGCAGTCGCGGGTTTAA
- a CDS encoding polysaccharide deacetylase family protein: MAKEILCAFGVDVDAVAGWLGSYGGEDSPDDISRGLFAGEVGTPRLLKMFAEQKLRTTWFIPGHSIETFPEQMKAVVDAGHEIGIHGYSHENPIAMTPAQEETVLDRSIELVSQLSGKRPTGYVAPWWEFSNVTNELLLKKGIKYDHSLMHNDFHPYYVRVGDSWTKIDYSQHPDAWMKPLQRGEETDLIEIPANWYLDDLPPMMFIKKSPNSHGFVNPRHLEEMWRDQFDWVYRENDYAVFAMTIHPDVSGRPQVLLMLERLIQYIRSHEGVRFVTFDEIADDFKQRKPRSA, translated from the coding sequence ATGGCCAAAGAAATACTTTGTGCATTTGGTGTGGACGTTGATGCCGTCGCTGGTTGGTTGGGTTCATATGGCGGTGAAGATTCTCCCGATGATATTTCTCGCGGTTTGTTTGCCGGGGAAGTCGGGACGCCGCGCCTGCTGAAAATGTTTGCTGAGCAGAAATTGCGTACGACCTGGTTTATCCCTGGTCATTCCATTGAAACCTTTCCTGAACAGATGAAAGCGGTAGTGGATGCCGGTCATGAAATCGGCATCCACGGCTATAGCCATGAAAACCCGATCGCGATGACGCCTGCGCAGGAGGAGACGGTACTGGATCGCAGTATTGAGCTGGTAAGCCAACTTTCCGGTAAGCGCCCCACCGGGTATGTCGCTCCCTGGTGGGAATTCAGCAACGTGACAAATGAGCTGTTGCTGAAAAAAGGCATCAAGTATGACCACAGCCTGATGCATAACGATTTCCATCCGTACTACGTTCGTGTAGGTGATAGCTGGACCAAAATCGACTATAGCCAGCATCCCGATGCCTGGATGAAACCACTGCAGCGCGGCGAGGAAACGGATCTGATTGAGATCCCTGCTAACTGGTATCTCGATGATCTGCCTCCCATGATGTTCATCAAAAAGTCGCCAAACAGTCATGGCTTCGTCAATCCCCGCCATCTGGAAGAGATGTGGCGCGACCAGTTCGACTGGGTGTATCGCGAAAATGACTATGCGGTATTTGCCATGACTATTCACCCCGATGTTTCCGGGCGTCCGCAGGTGTTGTTAATGCTGGAACGCTTAATTCAATACATCCGTAGCCATGAAGGCGTTCGTTTTGTGACTTTTGACGAGATTGCCGACGATTTTAAGCAGCGCAAACCGCGTTCGGCATAA
- a CDS encoding SDR family NAD(P)-dependent oxidoreductase, producing the protein MKPTLLTQPVAAISGAASGIGLALATLYAQRGVRIIAGYYPADPHDPAAAAAQVEAAGGDALWLPLDVGSTASVDTFIAQGVQHFGRLDYMVANAGILRRATIEEMSDALWNDMLNVDLTGVMRCFRAAAPYLSAGASLVAVSSIAGGVYGWQEHAHYAAAKAVVPGICRSLAIELAPKGIRCNAIIPGLIETPQSLDKQNSLGPEGLARAAKAIPLARVGRADEIAKVIAFLTSEESSYLTGQSLIVDGGLTVRWPD; encoded by the coding sequence ATGAAACCGACTTTGTTAACTCAACCGGTCGCCGCAATCAGCGGCGCCGCCAGCGGTATAGGTCTGGCGCTGGCCACACTCTACGCACAGCGTGGGGTACGTATTATCGCGGGGTATTATCCGGCAGATCCCCACGATCCTGCGGCGGCGGCCGCGCAGGTAGAGGCGGCTGGTGGCGATGCGCTTTGGCTACCGCTGGATGTCGGCTCGACCGCTTCCGTCGACACTTTTATCGCCCAGGGCGTACAGCATTTTGGCCGTCTCGATTACATGGTTGCGAACGCGGGTATTTTGCGGCGTGCCACTATTGAAGAGATGAGCGATGCTCTCTGGAACGATATGCTTAATGTTGATCTGACCGGAGTGATGCGCTGTTTCCGTGCCGCCGCGCCGTATTTGAGCGCTGGCGCGAGTCTGGTGGCGGTATCTTCTATCGCAGGGGGCGTGTACGGCTGGCAGGAACATGCGCACTATGCCGCGGCTAAAGCGGTAGTTCCGGGGATCTGCCGTTCGTTAGCCATTGAGCTTGCCCCAAAAGGTATACGCTGTAACGCCATTATTCCCGGTCTGATAGAAACGCCCCAGTCGCTGGATAAACAAAACTCTCTTGGCCCGGAAGGACTGGCCAGAGCCGCAAAAGCGATCCCACTTGCCCGGGTTGGTCGTGCGGATGAGATAGCTAAAGTGATTGCGTTTTTGACCAGCGAAGAAAGCAGTTATCTCACGGGTCAAAGTCTTATTGTTGATGGCGGGCTAACGGTCCGCTGGCCTGATTAA
- a CDS encoding CobW family GTP-binding protein, with product MQYEEKLPLHVLSGFLGSGKTTLLKGWLAQQNLNEIALLVNEFGEVGIDHYLLSEVAPETVLLPSGCVCCQIRGELKTALLDLYERRARGRLPPFNQVILETTGLADPASILSTLLHDPQLQHHFSQGTLVTLVDAEHARSQAETQPEWLAQVTAADKLLLSKCDRTTREEAVMLRQWLQQLNPLAELSDTRQALNDFHRLFQLQVMRGSREQRFRWLGACGHDDFFRHPVAHSTLHPATQTCVVTLQQSVNWLSFAIWLSMLLHCHGGSILRMKGILRVSESRSPIVIHGVQHTLHPPVHLRDWPGELEDSTLVFILRGLEADRLQSAFSRYMQEP from the coding sequence ATGCAATACGAAGAAAAATTACCGCTCCATGTGCTGAGCGGTTTCCTCGGCAGCGGTAAAACAACCTTGTTAAAGGGCTGGCTGGCACAGCAGAATCTTAATGAAATCGCGCTGCTGGTAAACGAATTTGGTGAAGTAGGGATCGATCATTATCTGCTCAGTGAGGTCGCGCCGGAAACCGTGCTGTTACCGAGCGGCTGTGTCTGTTGCCAGATTCGGGGGGAATTGAAAACGGCGCTTCTCGACCTCTATGAACGCCGTGCGCGTGGGCGGCTTCCGCCATTTAACCAGGTCATACTGGAAACGACCGGGCTGGCTGATCCTGCGTCAATACTGTCGACGTTACTGCACGATCCTCAGCTCCAGCACCACTTCAGCCAGGGGACTCTGGTGACTCTGGTGGATGCAGAACATGCCCGATCTCAGGCAGAGACTCAACCTGAATGGCTGGCGCAGGTTACGGCTGCCGATAAACTGCTGCTCAGTAAATGCGATCGGACGACGAGGGAAGAGGCTGTCATGCTCCGTCAGTGGCTACAGCAGCTTAACCCTCTGGCGGAACTGAGCGATACCCGGCAGGCGCTCAATGACTTTCATCGCTTATTTCAGCTTCAGGTTATGCGGGGTTCGCGGGAGCAGCGTTTCCGTTGGCTCGGGGCCTGCGGTCATGACGATTTTTTCCGGCATCCCGTTGCACATTCGACGTTACATCCTGCGACGCAAACCTGCGTGGTGACCCTGCAACAGTCGGTCAACTGGCTCTCATTTGCGATCTGGTTATCGATGCTATTACACTGCCACGGTGGCTCGATACTACGGATGAAAGGCATTTTACGCGTGAGTGAGAGCCGCTCGCCGATTGTCATCCACGGTGTCCAGCATACCTTACACCCGCCCGTGCACCTGCGAGACTGGCCAGGAGAACTGGAAGATTCGACGCTGGTCTTTATCTTACGCGGCCTGGAGGCCGATCGTTTGCAAAGCGCATTCAGTCGCTATATGCAGGAGCCATAA
- a CDS encoding amidase family protein produces MNAENIRYQFQLGQLDACDIAALFCQGSLTPSAFIEVCLAAAERSSNIFITLTHERAREEAAASTLRWRQGRPLSALDGIPVVWKDLFDLAGTRTTAGSATRLQVPEASEDAGMVIRLTQAGMVNMGKTNLSEFAFSGLGINPLFGTPVVCSRRSTEHVPGGSSSGSACAVSAGLACFAIGTDTAGSIRIPAAFNGVIGYRASRHRYTDSGVFPLAASLDTLGPLCRSVRDARELDVILCGTTDEAFSTPRFIADPVLLDSADAAVREKGYRCLALLAASGFTVDFRPVHSFHRALAWIAEHGWPGAIEAFRLHADLLNSPAAEKMDPFIRRRLEDSGQLSPSLLDDFLQQRSAWQCAMAAELDGAILVTPTVAHVAPLYQPLIADATAFAKTNIATLRLTMPGSLLDMPGVAFPAGTDTDALYTSLLFSLPAGEDRRLLMAASAVANVLAPRRAAGADFSAVQP; encoded by the coding sequence ATGAACGCTGAGAATATTCGTTACCAGTTTCAGTTGGGTCAGCTTGATGCCTGCGATATTGCTGCACTGTTTTGCCAGGGCAGTCTCACGCCGTCGGCCTTTATCGAGGTCTGCCTGGCTGCTGCTGAGCGGAGCAGCAACATTTTCATCACGCTTACCCATGAGCGTGCACGCGAAGAGGCGGCCGCATCGACATTACGTTGGCGGCAGGGAAGACCTCTGAGTGCCTTAGACGGTATTCCTGTTGTCTGGAAGGATCTGTTCGATCTCGCTGGTACCAGAACGACCGCTGGTTCTGCGACGCGTTTGCAGGTGCCAGAGGCCAGTGAAGACGCCGGGATGGTCATCCGGTTAACCCAGGCCGGTATGGTGAATATGGGTAAAACTAATTTGAGCGAGTTCGCTTTTTCCGGGCTAGGGATTAACCCGCTATTCGGTACACCAGTGGTCTGCTCCAGGCGGTCAACAGAACATGTTCCCGGTGGCTCATCAAGCGGGTCTGCTTGCGCGGTTTCCGCAGGATTGGCCTGTTTTGCTATAGGCACCGATACGGCAGGTTCAATTCGGATACCGGCGGCGTTTAACGGTGTTATTGGCTATCGCGCAAGCCGCCATCGCTACACCGACAGCGGGGTATTTCCCCTGGCTGCGTCGTTGGATACGCTGGGCCCACTATGCCGAAGCGTCCGGGACGCGCGTGAGCTCGATGTTATCCTGTGTGGCACAACCGATGAGGCTTTCAGTACGCCACGTTTTATCGCCGATCCCGTGCTGCTCGATAGCGCCGATGCGGCGGTGCGGGAAAAGGGCTACCGCTGCCTGGCCTTGCTTGCGGCAAGCGGCTTTACGGTAGACTTTCGTCCCGTTCACTCCTTTCATCGGGCTCTGGCATGGATTGCCGAACATGGATGGCCTGGGGCGATTGAAGCTTTCCGACTGCATGCCGATCTGCTGAATTCTCCCGCGGCTGAAAAAATGGACCCTTTCATTCGGCGGCGCTTAGAGGACTCCGGACAGCTTAGCCCCTCGCTTCTTGATGACTTTTTACAGCAACGATCCGCCTGGCAGTGCGCCATGGCCGCTGAACTGGATGGTGCCATTCTGGTTACACCGACAGTGGCGCATGTTGCCCCCCTTTATCAGCCATTAATTGCTGATGCAACGGCATTTGCCAAAACCAATATCGCAACGCTGCGTTTAACTATGCCGGGTAGCTTACTGGATATGCCCGGCGTGGCGTTTCCTGCCGGTACGGATACTGACGCGCTGTACACCAGTCTGCTTTTCTCATTACCCGCTGGCGAAGATCGCCGGCTCCTGATGGCTGCCAGTGCGGTAGCCAATGTTCTTGCTCCGCGCCGCGCTGCTGGCGCGGATTTCTCTGCAGTACAACCCTGA
- a CDS encoding GntR family transcriptional regulator, translating into MIMRTNSTHKAAEDTGSSRYEVIRHVLHNLLIQKKIPQGLVLLEGPLAQLFGTSRVPVRRALSLLHEEGLIARFEGRGFIVAQDAEEIEPLRIALTRELLGLDEQEELVDTRSSGEKVLENLQIVLSTAMIFGCYQVDEQKAAQHYNISRSVIRESLMRLRDKGLVEKEPYSQWLTGPLTAREIADHFEIRANLEPAALRKAGKHLSPEWLTAALARTQKCKGRRLSPAELEMLEEDLHVRCLEPAGNKLMMQILRQNQSPFIVTRIFYDLLAIPVETAMLEEHCLVYEMLLKGNQELAAACLCDHLECAQQRTLQRLKVLSVLPVPTLPAFMEAR; encoded by the coding sequence ATGATCATGCGGACAAACAGTACACACAAGGCAGCGGAAGATACTGGCTCATCGCGCTACGAAGTCATTCGGCATGTTTTACATAACTTATTGATACAGAAAAAAATACCTCAGGGTCTGGTATTACTGGAAGGACCACTGGCGCAACTGTTTGGCACCAGTCGGGTGCCGGTTCGCCGGGCGCTAAGCCTGTTACATGAAGAAGGCCTGATTGCGCGTTTTGAAGGGCGGGGTTTTATCGTGGCGCAGGATGCCGAGGAGATAGAACCTCTGCGCATTGCTCTCACGCGTGAACTGCTGGGGCTGGATGAACAGGAAGAGCTGGTAGATACACGTAGCTCTGGCGAAAAAGTGCTGGAAAATCTCCAGATTGTCCTCTCCACGGCCATGATATTTGGCTGCTATCAGGTTGATGAGCAAAAAGCGGCGCAGCATTACAATATCAGCCGTTCAGTGATCCGCGAGAGCCTGATGCGGCTTCGTGACAAAGGTCTGGTGGAAAAAGAGCCTTATTCTCAATGGCTAACCGGCCCGTTGACCGCCCGCGAAATCGCCGATCATTTTGAAATTCGAGCAAATCTGGAACCCGCTGCATTACGTAAGGCAGGGAAGCACCTTTCTCCAGAATGGTTGACGGCGGCGCTGGCAAGAACCCAGAAATGCAAAGGCAGACGGCTATCGCCGGCGGAACTGGAAATGCTGGAAGAAGATTTGCACGTACGCTGTCTTGAACCTGCGGGTAATAAGCTGATGATGCAGATACTGCGTCAGAATCAGTCCCCCTTTATCGTCACCCGCATTTTTTACGATCTGCTGGCGATCCCCGTGGAAACAGCCATGCTGGAAGAGCATTGTCTGGTATACGAAATGCTATTGAAAGGCAACCAGGAGCTGGCGGCCGCGTGTCTGTGCGATCATCTGGAATGCGCCCAACAGCGAACTTTACAGCGCCTTAAAGTCCT
- a CDS encoding glycoside hydrolase family 31 protein: MKTLKHWTLHQQLAHHVELTIDGQHTLCLYVLEENLFRVLLKRKGQLALDRTWSIAPQQDVPWEGRPREDLSGFSLPAWTLEQHADSLTVATGQLRVTVHQPLWLEWSYRHDDGEWLPLVNDRPTSAYLLNAHGDGAAHYLSRRKDERFYGLGEKAGDLQRNGKRYEMRNLDAMGYNAASTDPLYKHIPFTLTQRSDISYGLFYDNLSSCWLDLGNEIDNYHTAYRRWQAEAGDIDYYLFTGRRALDVTKAFVRLTGKTLFGPKWSLGYSGSTMHYTDAPDAQNQLMNFIRLCEEHAIPCDSFQLSSGYTSINGKRYVFNWNYDKVPQPKVLSQSFHDAGIKLAANIKPCLLQDHPRYSEVAEKGLFIRDSESDAPERSSFWDDEGSHLDFTNPQTVAWWQDGVTRQLLEMGIDSTWNDNNEFEVWDGEARCHGFGQNIAIKHIRPVMPLLMMRASMEAQQHFAPQKRPYLISRSGCAGMQRYVQTWSGDNRTNWETLRYNTRMGLGMSLSGLYNVGHDVGGFSGDKPDAELFVRWVQNGVMHPRFTIHSWNDDQTVNEAWMYPGVTPAIRSAIELRYRLLPYLYTLLWQAHADDEPMLRPTFLDHEHDPQTFEECDDFLLGRDLLVASVVEPGQRQRRVWLPESTAGWYDFYSGEWFSGGQWITRDAPLEHLPLLVRAGAGLPLSERLTHVSATKDDQRELKLFPLKGVGSSQGLLFEDDGESWGYKEDDALWLTWEMVCSSMTINLQINTRGHYRPAWTALKVTLPAGEKRKLLINGEAASEWVFG; encoded by the coding sequence ATGAAAACGCTTAAACACTGGACATTACACCAACAGTTGGCTCATCACGTTGAGTTAACTATCGACGGGCAGCACACGCTGTGCCTGTATGTACTGGAAGAGAACCTGTTCCGCGTCCTGCTCAAGCGTAAAGGCCAGCTGGCGCTGGACCGCACCTGGAGCATTGCACCGCAGCAGGACGTGCCGTGGGAAGGCCGTCCTCGTGAGGATCTGAGCGGTTTTAGCCTGCCTGCGTGGACGCTTGAACAACACGCTGACAGCCTGACGGTCGCCACCGGACAGCTGCGCGTCACCGTCCACCAGCCGCTGTGGCTGGAGTGGAGCTATCGTCACGACGACGGCGAGTGGCTGCCGCTGGTCAATGACCGCCCCACCAGCGCCTATCTGCTCAATGCCCACGGCGACGGTGCGGCGCACTACCTGAGCCGCCGCAAGGACGAACGGTTTTACGGGCTTGGCGAGAAGGCCGGCGATCTTCAGCGCAACGGTAAACGCTATGAAATGCGTAATCTCGATGCGATGGGCTATAACGCCGCCAGTACCGACCCGCTGTACAAACACATTCCCTTTACCCTCACCCAGCGTAGCGACATCAGCTACGGCCTGTTCTACGATAACCTGAGCAGCTGCTGGCTGGATCTGGGCAATGAAATTGATAACTACCACACCGCCTACCGCCGCTGGCAGGCGGAAGCAGGCGATATCGATTACTACCTGTTCACCGGCCGACGGGCGCTGGACGTCACCAAAGCGTTTGTGCGCCTGACCGGCAAAACGCTGTTCGGGCCGAAATGGAGTCTCGGCTACAGCGGCTCCACTATGCACTACACCGACGCGCCGGATGCGCAAAATCAGCTGATGAACTTTATCCGCCTGTGCGAAGAGCATGCGATTCCCTGCGACTCGTTCCAGCTCTCTTCCGGCTATACCTCGATCAACGGCAAGCGCTACGTGTTTAACTGGAACTATGACAAGGTGCCGCAGCCGAAAGTGCTGAGCCAGAGTTTCCATGATGCCGGAATAAAACTGGCGGCCAATATTAAACCCTGTCTGTTGCAGGACCATCCGCGCTATAGCGAAGTGGCGGAAAAAGGGTTATTTATTCGCGACTCGGAGAGCGACGCGCCGGAACGCTCAAGCTTCTGGGATGACGAAGGATCGCACCTCGACTTCACGAATCCGCAAACCGTCGCCTGGTGGCAGGACGGCGTTACCCGTCAGTTGCTGGAGATGGGCATCGATTCCACCTGGAATGATAATAACGAATTTGAAGTCTGGGACGGCGAAGCCCGCTGCCACGGCTTTGGCCAGAACATCGCCATCAAGCATATTCGTCCGGTGATGCCGCTGCTGATGATGCGCGCCTCAATGGAAGCCCAACAGCATTTCGCACCGCAAAAGCGGCCGTATCTGATCTCCCGCTCCGGCTGCGCCGGGATGCAGCGCTACGTCCAGACCTGGAGCGGCGATAACCGCACCAACTGGGAGACACTGCGCTATAACACCCGCATGGGGCTGGGGATGAGTTTGTCCGGCTTATATAACGTTGGTCATGACGTCGGCGGTTTTTCCGGTGATAAACCGGATGCCGAGCTGTTTGTACGCTGGGTGCAGAATGGCGTGATGCACCCGCGCTTTACCATCCACTCATGGAACGATGACCAGACGGTCAACGAGGCGTGGATGTATCCGGGCGTGACCCCGGCGATTCGCAGCGCGATTGAACTGCGCTATCGCCTGCTGCCCTATCTGTATACGCTGCTGTGGCAGGCCCATGCCGACGATGAACCGATGCTGCGACCGACGTTCCTCGATCATGAGCACGATCCACAAACCTTTGAAGAGTGTGATGATTTCCTGCTGGGGCGCGATCTGCTGGTCGCCAGCGTCGTCGAACCGGGCCAGCGTCAGCGCCGGGTGTGGCTGCCGGAAAGCACCGCCGGCTGGTACGATTTTTATAGCGGGGAGTGGTTCTCCGGCGGCCAGTGGATAACGCGGGATGCGCCGCTGGAACATCTGCCGCTGCTGGTCCGCGCCGGAGCCGGTCTGCCGCTCAGCGAACGCCTCACCCACGTCAGCGCGACAAAAGACGATCAGCGCGAGCTGAAGCTGTTCCCGCTCAAAGGCGTGGGGTCGTCGCAGGGCCTGCTGTTTGAGGACGATGGCGAAAGCTGGGGCTATAAAGAGGATGATGCGCTGTGGCTGACGTGGGAGATGGTCTGCAGCAGCATGACCATCAACCTGCAGATTAACACCCGCGGCCATTATCGCCCGGCATGGACGGCGCTGAAAGTGACGTTACCCGCTGGCGAAAAGCGCAAGCTGCTGATAAATGGTGAAGCCGCCAGCGAGTGGGTATTTGGTTAA
- a CDS encoding SDR family NAD(P)-dependent oxidoreductase — MQLKGKRCVITGAASGIGAAIAELFAREGARLVLVDRHNDKLNAIVNQLQQYGAEYCGVVADVGQVDGATAGVDCCLARYGGIDILVNNAGMLTQARCEDITLAMWEEMMAVDLRSVFLATQRALPAMLAQRWGRVINIASQLGIKGGAELSHYAAAKAGVIGFTKSLALEVSDRNVLVNAIAPGPIETPLIDGINEAWKQAKAAGLPLGRFGRAEEVAPAALLLASEPGGNLFVGQTLGPNSGDVMQ, encoded by the coding sequence ATGCAACTAAAGGGTAAACGCTGCGTCATTACCGGCGCCGCCAGCGGCATAGGAGCGGCTATCGCTGAACTGTTTGCGCGTGAAGGCGCGCGGTTGGTTCTGGTCGATAGGCATAACGATAAGCTCAACGCGATAGTCAACCAACTCCAGCAATACGGTGCAGAGTACTGCGGCGTGGTGGCTGACGTTGGCCAGGTTGATGGGGCCACGGCTGGCGTTGATTGCTGCCTTGCGCGTTATGGCGGCATCGATATCCTGGTCAACAATGCCGGAATGTTAACACAGGCACGTTGTGAAGATATTACGCTGGCGATGTGGGAAGAGATGATGGCCGTCGACCTGCGCAGTGTGTTTTTAGCGACCCAGCGGGCGCTGCCGGCAATGCTGGCGCAGCGTTGGGGGCGTGTGATTAATATTGCTTCACAGCTGGGAATTAAAGGTGGGGCGGAGTTGAGTCATTACGCCGCCGCTAAAGCTGGGGTCATCGGTTTTACCAAATCCCTGGCTCTGGAAGTGTCAGACCGTAATGTGCTGGTGAATGCCATTGCACCAGGTCCGATTGAAACCCCGCTGATTGATGGTATTAATGAGGCGTGGAAGCAGGCTAAAGCCGCCGGGTTACCGCTGGGGCGCTTTGGTCGCGCAGAAGAGGTGGCACCCGCGGCGCTTCTGCTGGCAAGCGAGCCGGGCGGCAATCTTTTTGTCGGTCAAACGCTTGGCCCTAATTCTGGCGATGTGATGCAGTAA
- a CDS encoding ABC transporter substrate-binding protein, translating into MNSAAVVNNQLTLRVLGTSVTLLEILRARAEQDLGIKIEYLLHSVEDAQRIAVMHPESYDLYDQWFHNIDFVWPARAIQPLEIKRLKYWGEVNALAKIGTLSDDGVLADGCVPAQRLYVQRNLHLSSQPGELISMLPLTHNADSFAYHVDRLPAALRGQEESWGWLLHEALTGQVALQEDAAMGGLDAALAMQGAGMARFANTGNLTLEEIDLLTQGLARLNRQGHFAAFWATQEQACDLIDNYQVEVQSLWAPIYFRHHFHQRGYKMARPREGYRAWYGGMSLSRCATGKIKDAAYEYLNWWQSGWPGAVMARQGYYISNPERSRQYLSAAEWDFWYDGKPAAEMLYDAWGSPLIPAGERRDGGSYEQRMSHIAVWNSVMDEHNYLTRRWQDALGRK; encoded by the coding sequence ATGAACTCTGCTGCCGTCGTTAATAACCAGCTGACCTTACGCGTGCTTGGAACTTCCGTCACGCTGCTCGAAATACTGCGCGCGCGCGCAGAGCAGGATCTTGGTATCAAAATCGAATATCTGCTGCACAGCGTAGAAGATGCGCAACGGATCGCGGTGATGCATCCGGAAAGTTACGATCTCTACGATCAGTGGTTTCATAATATTGATTTTGTCTGGCCTGCGCGCGCCATTCAGCCGTTGGAGATTAAGCGGCTGAAATATTGGGGCGAAGTGAATGCATTAGCGAAAATCGGTACGCTCAGCGATGATGGAGTCCTTGCCGATGGCTGCGTGCCTGCGCAGCGGCTCTACGTACAGCGTAACCTGCATCTAAGTAGCCAGCCGGGCGAACTCATTAGCATGCTGCCCTTGACGCACAACGCCGACAGTTTCGCCTATCACGTCGATCGACTCCCCGCCGCGCTACGCGGGCAGGAGGAAAGTTGGGGGTGGTTGTTACATGAAGCCCTGACCGGGCAGGTCGCGTTGCAGGAAGATGCCGCGATGGGGGGGCTGGATGCGGCCCTGGCTATGCAGGGGGCCGGAATGGCCCGCTTTGCCAATACCGGAAATCTGACGCTGGAAGAGATCGATTTGCTGACTCAGGGGCTGGCGCGTCTTAACCGGCAGGGGCATTTCGCCGCGTTTTGGGCAACCCAGGAGCAGGCTTGCGATTTGATCGATAATTACCAGGTTGAGGTGCAGAGCCTGTGGGCACCTATCTATTTTCGCCATCATTTTCATCAACGTGGTTACAAAATGGCCCGCCCCCGGGAGGGCTATCGCGCCTGGTATGGTGGTATGTCCCTTTCACGTTGTGCGACCGGGAAAATTAAGGACGCGGCGTATGAGTATCTCAACTGGTGGCAGTCCGGGTGGCCGGGAGCGGTGATGGCGCGTCAGGGTTATTATATATCCAACCCGGAACGCAGCCGTCAGTATCTTTCCGCTGCCGAGTGGGATTTCTGGTACGACGGCAAACCGGCGGCGGAAATGCTCTATGACGCGTGGGGCTCGCCGCTGATCCCCGCTGGAGAACGTCGCGATGGGGGCAGTTATGAACAGCGCATGAGCCATATTGCCGTATGGAATTCCGTTATGGATGAACATAATTATCTGACGCGCCGCTGGCAGGATGCGTTAGGACGCAAGTAA